Within Bacillus sp. 2205SS5-2, the genomic segment GCTTTTGGTGCTGCCCACAGGGCGCATGCTTCAACAGAAGGAATTGCGAAACATATTCCGGCGGTTGCAGGTTTCTTAATGGAAAAAGAGCTTGAAGTTCTAGGAAAAGCTTTATCCAATCCAGAGCGTCCATTCACAGCGATTATCGGTGGCGCAAAAGTAAAAGACAAAATTGGTGTCATTGACAACTTATTAGAAAAAGTGGATAACCTAATTATTGGTGGCGGACTTGCTTACACATTTGTTAAAGCCCAAGGTCATGAAATTGGGAACTCCTTACTTGAAGAAGATAAAATAGACTTAGCGAAACAGTTTATGGAAAAAGCAGAGAAAAAAGGCGTGAAATTTTATCTACCAGTTGATGCGATTGTGGCTGATGACTTTTCTGATTCAGCAAACAAACGAGAAGTTTCAATTGAAGAGATTCCAGCAGATTGGGAAGCTCTTGATATCGGACCAAAAACACAAGCATTATACAGTGGTGTAATAAAAGAGTCTAAACTTGTAATTTGGAACGGACCAATGGGTGTGTTCGAACTTGAATCTTATGCAGGTGGCACGAAAGCGGTAGGCCAAGCGTTAGCAGACTCGACAGATACATATTCTGTCATCGGTGGTGGCGATTCGGCAGCAGCTGTTGAAAAGTTTGGATTAGCAGATAAAATGAGCCATATTTCAACAGGTGGTGGAGCGTCTCTTGAATTTATGGAAGGTAAAGATCTTCCAGGCGTTGTAGCCCTTAACGATAAGTAAACCAACAATGAAAAGCTAAGAAGCTTTTTTGAAAGGATGGGGAATTATGCGCAAGCCAATTATAGCAGGTAACTGGAAAATGCATAAAACTATGGAGGAAGCAAAAGCTTTTGCTCAAGAAGTAAACGGACTCACTCCTGGCAAAGATCGTGTAGATTCGGTCATATGTGCACCAGCATTGTTTTTAGATCGTTTAGTTGAAATTACGAAAGACTACAATGTGGAAATTGGTGCTCAAAACATGCACTTTGAAGAAAGTGGAGCGTTCACTGGAGAACTAAGCCCGAAAGCGATAGCAGATCTTGGCGTGAAGTATGTGATTTTAGGACACTCAGAACGTCGAGAAATGTTCAATGAAACAGACGAAGCAGTTAACAAAAAAACACTTGCTGCATTCCAATACGACTTAACGCCGATTGTGTGTGTTGGTGAAACGTTGGATCAACGTGAAAGTGAGCAAACAATGTCTGTTGTGGGCGATCAAGTCAAAAAAGCTTTAACAGGATTGACAGAAGACCAACTGAAGCAAACAGTCATTGCCTATGAGCCTATTTGGGCGATTGGAACAGGAAAATCTTCCACTTCTGCAGATGCAAACGAAGTATGTTCGTATATCCGTAAAGTAGTTGCGACTGAATTTTCTCAAGAAGCAGCGGATGCGGTTCGGATTCAATACGGTGGAAGTGTTAAACCTGAAAACATTGCAGAGTATATGGCACAACCAGATATTGACGGCGCATTAGTGGGCGGAGCAAGCCTAGAAGCGAAGTCGTATCTGCAATTATTGGAGGCAGGTTCACATGAGTAAAGCCCCAGTTGCTTTAATCATCTTAGATGGTTTTGCTTGCCGAGATGAAGTAAAAGGGAACGCTGTTTCACAAGCAAAAAAACCAAATTTTGATCGCTTTTGGAATGAATTTCCACATAGTACGTTAACCGCTTCTGGTGAAGCAGTCGGTTTGCCAGCAGGTCAAATGGGGAATTCAGAAGTGGGTCATCTTAATATTGGTGCAGGTCGAATCGTGTACCAAAGCTTAACGCGCGTAAATGTAGCCATCCGTGAAGGGGAGTTTGAGCAAAATCAAACTTTCCAAGATGCGATGACTTACGCAAAAACAAATAATAAACCTCTTCATGTCTTTGGTTTACTCTCAGATGGTGGTGTTCATAGTCATATTGAACATATGTACGCTCTTCTGAAGCTAGCAAAATCTGAAGGATTAGAAAAAGTCTATGTTCATGCATTTTTAGATGGACGCGATGTTGGTCCAAAAACAGCTGAGAAATACATTATTGATGCAGAAGCCAAAATGAAAGAAATTGGTGTCGGTGAATTTGCGACGATTTCAGGTCGATACTACTCAATGGATCGTGATAAGCGATGGGACCGAGTAGAGAAATCGTATCGTAGCATGGTGTATGGCGACGGCCCTACCTATTCATCAGCGCTAGAAGTAGTGCAAGATTCTTATCAAAATGGAATTTTTGATGAGTTTGTGATTCCATCTGTGATTACCAACGAAAACGGAGAACCGGTTGCGACGATTGAAAATGAGGATTCCGTTATTTTCTATAACTTCCGTCCAGACCGCGCCATTCAAATTTCAAATACATTTACAAATAAGGATTTCCGCTCCTTTGACCG encodes:
- a CDS encoding phosphoglycerate kinase; translated protein: MNKQSITDVDVKGKRVFCRVDFNVPMKDGVITDETRIRAALPTIQHLAEQGAKVILASHLGRPNGQVVEELRLTPVAKRLSEHLGKDVKKADEAYGEEVKAKIDTMEEGNILLLENVRFYPGETKNDAELAKNFADLADLYVNDAFGAAHRAHASTEGIAKHIPAVAGFLMEKELEVLGKALSNPERPFTAIIGGAKVKDKIGVIDNLLEKVDNLIIGGGLAYTFVKAQGHEIGNSLLEEDKIDLAKQFMEKAEKKGVKFYLPVDAIVADDFSDSANKREVSIEEIPADWEALDIGPKTQALYSGVIKESKLVIWNGPMGVFELESYAGGTKAVGQALADSTDTYSVIGGGDSAAAVEKFGLADKMSHISTGGGASLEFMEGKDLPGVVALNDK
- the tpiA gene encoding triose-phosphate isomerase; translated protein: MRKPIIAGNWKMHKTMEEAKAFAQEVNGLTPGKDRVDSVICAPALFLDRLVEITKDYNVEIGAQNMHFEESGAFTGELSPKAIADLGVKYVILGHSERREMFNETDEAVNKKTLAAFQYDLTPIVCVGETLDQRESEQTMSVVGDQVKKALTGLTEDQLKQTVIAYEPIWAIGTGKSSTSADANEVCSYIRKVVATEFSQEAADAVRIQYGGSVKPENIAEYMAQPDIDGALVGGASLEAKSYLQLLEAGSHE
- the gpmI gene encoding 2,3-bisphosphoglycerate-independent phosphoglycerate mutase, with protein sequence MSKAPVALIILDGFACRDEVKGNAVSQAKKPNFDRFWNEFPHSTLTASGEAVGLPAGQMGNSEVGHLNIGAGRIVYQSLTRVNVAIREGEFEQNQTFQDAMTYAKTNNKPLHVFGLLSDGGVHSHIEHMYALLKLAKSEGLEKVYVHAFLDGRDVGPKTAEKYIIDAEAKMKEIGVGEFATISGRYYSMDRDKRWDRVEKSYRSMVYGDGPTYSSALEVVQDSYQNGIFDEFVIPSVITNENGEPVATIENEDSVIFYNFRPDRAIQISNTFTNKDFRSFDRGEKHPNNLHFVCLTHFSETVDGYVAFKPTNLDNTLGEVLAQNDLKQLRIAETEKYPHVTFFMSGGREAEFPGERRILIDSPKVATYDLKPEMSAYEVTEALLAEIEGDKQDVILLNFANPDMVGHSGMLEPTIKAIETVDECLGKIVDAILAKGGSAIITADHGNADEVVTLEGTPMTAHTTNPVPVILTKEGISLREGGILGDLAPTILDLLNVYQPSEMTGNTLIKK